One window of the Tachypleus tridentatus isolate NWPU-2018 chromosome 10, ASM421037v1, whole genome shotgun sequence genome contains the following:
- the LOC143230303 gene encoding serine-enriched protein-like, which yields MSDDLTSSEESDYSVFENKSGLAEDMKFLASMPELCDVTFLVGETREPVCAVKAVLAARSKVFHKILYGQRQQQSVHEPSPKKRDSIKDNKLRLFLKRTSEPNINVQALPPPVTGHQTLIVEEFEPDVFRQLIEYIHTGCVMLQARTLLGLVNAADYYGLEELRRACMGFVQSCINVDTVCALLASAEKYIQYKCTKSLVQRVLEFVDNHGNEVLSLGSFALLPLHVVRLILSREELRADEMTKFQAAMHWSRRYCDTMGNADLRETIANFIEYIEFYKIPASVLIKEVHPVGVIPDHVIMNALAYQADPSSVDVNKLSSPNRFRRASLQPNFLRSTGLDRDAAAAASSPRQSGHKRRSYRRSNTLAES from the exons ATGTCGGACGATCTCACAAGCAGCGAGGAATCCGATTACTCTGTGTTTGAAAACAAGTCTGGACTAGCTGAAGACATGAAGTTTCTAGCGAGCATGCCTGAACTGTGTGATGTCACCTTTCTAGTTGGAGAGACGAGGGAACCTGTCTGCGCTGTGAAGGCTGTCCTAGCAGCTCGTAGCAA ggtttttcataaaattttatatgGACAACGTCAACAACAGTCTGTTCACGAACCATCTCCGAAAAAGAGAGACTCTATCAAAGACAACAAGCTCAGGCTTTTCCTAAAACGAACCAGTGAGCCTAACATCAACGTCCAAGCTCTACCg CCTCCAGTTACTGGGCATCAGACTCTTATTGTTGAAGAATTCGAACCAGACGTCTTCCGTCAGCTCATTGAGTATATTCACACTGGATGTGTAATGTTACAAGCCCGTACTCTTCTAG GACTTGTGAATGCAGCTGATTACTACGGCTTAGAAGAGCTGCGGAGAGCCTGTATGGGTTTTGTACAAAGTTGTATTAATGTCGATACTGTGTGTGCTCTACTCGCATCAGCAGAGAAATACATCCAATATAAGTGTACCAAGTCTTTAGTTCAACGG GTATTAGAATTTGTGGATAACCATGGAAACGAAGTGCTCAGCCTCGGCTCCTTCGCATTACTTCCTCTTCACGTGGTGAGACTCATCCTCTCACGAGAAGAGTTACGAGCTGATGAGATGACTAAATTTCAAGCAGCTATGCACTGGAGTCGTCGATATTGTGACACTATGGGAAACGCTGACTTGCGAGAGACTATTGCCAACTTCATTGAGTATATCGAGTTTTACAAAATTCCAGCGAGTGTACTTATCAAGGAAGTGCATCCTGTTGGAGTTATACCGGACCACGTGATTATGAATGCTTTAGCATATCAAGCTGATCCCTCGAGTGTGGATGTGAATAAACTCAGCTCTCCTAATCGCTTCCGACGGGCCAGTCTTCAACCAAACTTTCTTCGTTCCACGGGACTCGATCGCGACGCCGCTGCCGCTGCTTCGTCACCGAGACAATCAGGACACAAACGTAGATCTTACAGAAGGAGTAACACTCTCGCTGAAAGTTAA